Proteins from a single region of Equus asinus isolate D_3611 breed Donkey chromosome 17, EquAss-T2T_v2, whole genome shotgun sequence:
- the LOC139040542 gene encoding olfactory receptor 4P4-like yields the protein MESQRNISVFILLGLSHDQNTQIFCFVLFLFCYVALLVENLLILISIRCSPLYNQPMYYFLIHLSLIDICYTSPVTPKLIADLLVERKTISYSNCMLQVFTMHFFGGTEIFILTAMAFDRYAAICKPLHYVIIMNRTRCNLLVLASWVGGAVHSIPLFSTAISLPFCGPNEIDHYFCDIFPLLKVACTDTYITGVLVIAFSGMVALVTFVVLFISYGIILFTLRNHSTKGRHKALSTCWSHITVVVLFFGPVIFIYLRPPTTFPEDKVSALFYTIIAPMFNPLIYTLRNTEMKNAMRKVWCQTLLSKDAHN from the coding sequence ATGGAAAGCCAGAGAAACATCTCAGTATTCATTCTTCTAGGACTTTCTCATGACCAGAACACacaaatattttgctttgtgCTCTTCTTATTCTGTTATGTTGCCCTGTTGGTAGAAAACCTTCTGATCCTCATCTCCATTCGATGTAGTCCTCTTTATAACCAACCAATGTACTATTTCCTCATCCACTTATCCTTAATAGACATCTGCTATACTTCTCCCGTTACACCCAAATTAATCGCCGACCTGCTAGTGGAAAGAAAAACCATTTCCTATAGTAATTGCATGTTACAAGTCTTTACTATGCACTTCTTTGGAGGTACTGAGATCTTCATTCTTACTGCCATGGCTTTTGATCGCTACGCTGCCATCTGCAAACCTCTCCACTATGTGATTATCATGAACAGGACAAGATGCAATCTCCTAGTCTTGGCTTCTTGGGTTGGTGGGGCTGTTCATTCCATTCCTCTCTTTTCTACAGCAATCAGTTTGCCCTTCTGTGGTCCTAATGAAATTGATCActatttttgtgatatttttcctttgctaaaAGTTGCCTGTACTGATACCTACATTACTGGTGTCCTCGTAATTGCCTTTTCAGGTATGGTTGCCTTAGTTACCTTTgttgtcttatttatttcttatggCATTATATTATTCACTTTAAGAAATCACTCAACTAAGGGAAGACATAAAGCCCTCTCTACCTGCTGGTCTCACATCACTGTGGTTGTCTTATTTTTTGGGCCTGTGATCTTTATCTACCTTAGACCTCCCACCACTTTTCCTGAGGATAAAGTATCTGCTCTATTTTACACCATCATTGCTCCTATGTTCAATCCCTTAATCTATACACTGagaaatacagagatgaaaaaCGCCATGAGAAAAGTTTGGTGTCAAACATTGCTTTCAAAGGATGCACATAATTAA